A section of the Oenanthe melanoleuca isolate GR-GAL-2019-014 chromosome 6, OMel1.0, whole genome shotgun sequence genome encodes:
- the POLR3A gene encoding DNA-directed RNA polymerase III subunit RPC1: MVKEQFRETDVAKKISHICFGMKSPEEMRQQAHIQVVSKNLYSQDNHHSPLQYGVLDHRMGTSEKDRPCETCGKSLADCLGHYGYIDLELPCFHVGYFKAVIGILQMICKTCCRIMLSVEERKQFLDYLKRPGLTYLQKRGLKKKVSEKCRKKNTCPYCGAFNGTVKKCGLLKIIHEKYKTNKKVVDPIVSTFLQSFETAIEYNKEVEPLLGRAQENLNPLVVLNLFKRIPAEDIPLLLMNPQAGKPSDLILTRLLVPPLCIRPSVVSDLKSGTNEDDLTMKLTEIIFLNDVIKKHRISGAKTQMIMEDWDFLQLQCALYINSELSGIPLNMAPKKWTRGFVQRLKGKQGRFRGNLSGKRVDFSGRTVISPDPNLRIDEVAVPVHVAKILTFPEKVNKANINFMRKLVCNGPDVHPGANFIQQRHTQMKRFLKYGNREKMAQELKFGDIVERHLIDGDIVLFNRQPSLHKLSIMAHIARVKPHRTFRFNECVCTPYNADFDGDEMNLHLPQTEEAKAEALVLMGTKANLVTPRNGEPLIAAIQDFLTGAYLLTLKDTFFDRAKACQIIASILVGKDEKIKVRLPPPAILKPVTLWTGKQVFSLILKPSDDCPVKANLRTKGKQYCGKGEDLCYNDSYVTIQNSELMGGSMDKGTLGSGSKNNIFYILLRDWGQVEAADAMSRLARLAPVYLSNRGFSIGIGDVTPGQGLLKAKYELLNAGYKKCDEYIEALNTGKLQQQPGCTAEETLEALILKELSVIRDHAGSACLRELDKSNSPLIMALCGSKGSFINISQMIACVGQQAISGSRVPDGFENRSLPHFEKHSKLPAAKGFVANSFYSGLTPTEFFFHTMAGREGLVDTAVKTAETGYMQRRLVKSLEDLCSQYDLTVRSSTGDIIQFIYGGDGLDPAAMEGKDEPLEFKRVLDNIRAVYPCRSEPALSKNELVLTSESIMKKNEFLCCQDSFLQEIKKFIKGVSEKIKKTRDKYGINDNGTTEPRVLYQLDRITPTQLEKFLETCRDKYMRAQMEPGSAVGALCAQSIGEPGTQMTLKTFHFAGVASMNITLGVPRIKEIINASKAISTPIITAQLDKDDDPDFARLVKGRIEKTLLGEISEYIEEVFLPDDCFILVKLSLERIRLLRLEVNAETVRYSICISKLRVKPGDVAVHGEAVVCVTPRENSKSSMYYVLQSLKEELPKVVVQGIPEVSRAVIHVDEQSGKEKYKLLVEGDNLRAVMATHGVKGTKTSSNNTYEVEKTLGIEAARTTIINEIQYTMVNHGMSIDRRHVMLLSDLMTYKGEVLGITRFGLAKMKESVLMLASFEKTADHLFDAAYFGQKDSVCGVSECIIMGIPMNIGTGLFKLLHKADKESTPPRRPLIFDHNEFHIPIVT; this comes from the exons atGGTGAAGGAGCAGTTCAGGGAGACGGATGTGGCCAAGAAAAT AAGCCACATCTGTTTTGGTATGAAATCTCCAGAAGAGATGCGTCAGCAAGCTCACATCCAAGTGGTCAGCAAAAATTTGTATAGTCAGGACAACCATCACTCTCCACTGCAGTATGGAGTGCTGGACCATCGCATG GGAACCAGTGAAAAAGACCGTCCCTGTGAAACCTGTGGGAAAAGTCTGGCTGATTGTTTAGGGCATTATGGGTACATTGACTTAGAGCTGCCATGTTTTCACGTTGGGTACTTCAAAGCTGTGATAGGCATCTTACAG ATGATCTGCAAAACCTGTTGCCGCATCATGCTGTCAGTGGAAGAAAGAAAGCAGTTTTTAGATTACCTAAAACGACCTGGCCTTACATATCTTCAGAAGAGAGGGCTGAAAAAGAAAGTGTCTGAGAAGTGCCGAAAGAAAAACACTTGTCCTTACTGTGGGGCCTTTAATG GAACTGTGAAGAAGTGTGGTTTGTTGAAAATaatacatgaaaaatacaaGACAAATAAGAAAGTCGTAGATCCAATAGTATCTACTTTTCTCCAGTCCTTTGAAACTGCCATTGAATATAACAAAGAAGTAGAACCCTTACTGGGAAGAGCTCAG GAAAACTTGAATCCTTTGGTAGTATTGAACCTCTTCAAAAGAATCCCAGCAGAAGACATCCCTTTACTGCTAATGAACCCACAAGCAGGTAAACCTTCGGATTTGATCCTCACACGACTTCTGGTGCCTCCACTGTGTATCAGACCCTCTGTTGTGAGTGATTTGAAGTCTGGCACCAATGAGGATGATTTGACAATGAAACTGACCGAGATCATTTTCCTCAATGACGTAATAAAAAAG CATAGGATATCAGGAGCCAAAACACAGATGATTATGGAAGACTGGGATTTTCTTCAACTGCAGTGTGCACTCTACATTAATAGTGAGCTCTCTGGAATACCCCTCAACATGGCACCTAAAAAATGGACCAGAGGTTTTGTTCAGAGACTTAAGGGAAAGCAAG gtCGTTTTAGAGGCAATCTGTCTGGAAAGAGAGTGGATTTTTCTGGTAGAACAGTCATTTCACCTGATCCTAACTTAAGAATAGATGAAGTAGCAGTGCCTGTTCATGTTGCTAAAATACTGACCTTTCCTGAAAAG GTGAACaaagcaaatattaattttatgaGGAAACTTGTCTGTAATGGTCCTGATGTTCATCCTGGAGCAAACTTCATACAGCAAAGGCACACCCAGATGAAAAG ATTTTTGAAATACGGGAACCGAGAGAAGATGGCCCAGGAGCTGAAGTTTGGTGATATTGTGGAGCGACACCTGATAGATGGTGACATCGTCCTGTTCAACCGACAGCCCTCTCTGCACAAGCTGAGCATCATGGCTCACATT gctagAGTGAAACCTCATAGGACATTCAGGTTCAATGAATGTGTCTGTACACCATACAATGCAGACTTTGATGGCGATGAGATGAACCTTCACCTTCCTCAGACAGaagaagcaaaagcagaagcaCTTGTTTTAATGGGG ACTAAAGCAAACTTGGTGACACCAAGAAATGGAGAACCTCTTATTGCTGCTATTCAAGATTTCCTCACAG GTGCCTATCTTCTTACATTGAAAGATACCTTTTTTGATCGAGCCAAAGCCTGTCAAATTATTGCTTCTATCCTGGTAGGCAAGGATGAAAAGATCAAAGTTCGTCTTCCACCCCCAGCAATTCTGAAG CCTGTAACACTCTGGACAGGAAAACAGGTTTTCAGCCTCATTCTCAAACCCAGTGATGATTGTCCTGTAAAAGCCAACCTACGAACAAAGGGCAAACAGTATTGTGGCAAAGGGGAGGACCTGTGTTACAATGATTCTT ATGTCACAATTCAAAACAGCGAGTTAATGGGTGGCAGTATGGACAAAGGAACACTGGGGTCAGGATCCAAGAACAACATCTTCTACATCTTGCTGAGAGACTGGGGCCAGGTAGAAGCTGCAGATGCCATGTCACGTCTGGCCAGACTTGCTCCAGTCTATCTTT CTAATCGTGGCTTTTCAATTGGAATTGGTGATGTAACCCCTGGGCAGGGCTTATTAAAAGCTAAGTATGAGCTCCTGAATGCTGGTTATAAGAAATGTGATGAGTATATTGAAGCTCTGAACACTGGCAAGctacagcagcagcctggttGTACTGCAGAAGAGACACTAGAg GCCTTAATCCTTAAAGAGCTGTCTGTTATCAGAGATCATGCTGGCAGTGCTTGTCTCAGAGAACTGGACAAGAGCAACAGTCCCCTGATCATGGCTCTCTGTGGTTCTAAAG GCTCTTTCATTAACATATCCCAGATGATTGCTTGTGTAGGGCAGCAGGCTATCAGTGGCTCCCGTGTTCCCGATGGGTTTGAGAACAGGTCCTTGCCTCACTTTGAGAAGCATTCCAAG ctccctgcagcaaaAGGCTTTGTTGCAAACAGCTTCTACTCTGGCTTGACTcccactgaattttttttccacacaatGGCTGGTCGAGAAGGTCTGGTTGATACAGCTGTAAAAACAGCTGAAACTGGATATATGCAG agaCGCCTGGTAAAATCCCTTGAAGATCTTTGCTCACAGTATGATTTAACAGTCAGAAGTTCTACTGGTGACATTATACAGTTTATTTATGGAGGAGATGGCTTGGATCCTGCAGCTATGGAAGGGAAGGATGAACCACTGGAATTCAAGCGTGTTCTAGACAATATCAGG gCTGTCTATCCATGCCGAAGTGAACCAGCCCTTAGCAAAAACGAATTGGTGTTAACATCCGAGTCCATCATGAAGAAGAATGAATTTCTTTGCTGCCAAGACAGTTTTCTGCAG gaaataaaaaaattcatcaaAGGTGTTTctgagaagataaaaaaaactAGGGACAAGTATGGAATTAATGACAATGGCACAACAGAG CCAAGAGTTTTATATCAGTTGGATAGGATTACTCCAACACAACTAGAAAAATTCCTAGAGACTTGTAGAGACAAATACATGAG gGCGCAGATGGAGCCTGGTTCTGCAGTAGGAGCTCTTTGTGCACAGAGTATTGGTGAGCCTGGCACACAGATGACTCTGAAGACTTTCCATTTTGCTGGTGTTGCTTCAATGAACATTACTTTGGGTGTGCCAAGAATCAAAGAAATCATTAACGCATCAAAGGCTATTAG TACCCCTATTATAACAGCACAGTTGGACAAAGATGATGATCCTGATTTTGCCCGTCTGGTAAAAGGAAGAATTGAGAAAACTTTGTTAGGAGAG ATTTCTGAATATATTGAAGAAGTGTTTCTTCCAGATGATTGTTTCATCCTAGTAAAGCTGTCTTTAGAGCGCATTAGACTACTGAGATTAGAG GTAAATGCAGAGACTGTGCGCTACTCGATTTGCATCTCTAAACTCAGAGTGAAGCCTGGGGATGTTGCTGTCCATGGAGAAGCAGTTGTATGTGTGACCCCTCGTGAAAATAGCAAGAGTTCCATGTATTATGTATTGCAGTCCCTCAAGGAAGAGCTACCAAAG gTTGTAGTGCAAGGCATACCAGAAGTTTCCCGAGCTGTCATTCATGTTGATGAAcaaagtggaaaggaaaaatacaagcTTCTGGTTGAAGGTGATAATCTACGAGCTGTTATGGCTACTCATGGAGTGAAAGGAACAAAAACATCCTCTAACAACACTTATGAG GTAGAGAAAACTCTGGGGATTGAAGCTGCTCGGACAACCATTATCAATGAGATTCAATATACGATGGTGAACCATGGCATGAGCATTGACAGGAGACATGTTATGTTATTGTCTGATCTAATGACTTACAAG GGTGAAGTGCTGGGCATTACTAGGTTTGGACTGGCAAAAATGAAGGAAAGTGTGTTGATGTTGGCTTCTTTTGAAAAGACTGCAGACCATCTCTTTGATGCTGCCTACTTTGGACAGAAGGATTCTGTTTGTG GTGTTTCTGAATGCATCATCATGGGAATTCCAATGAATATTGGAACAGGACTCTTTAAACTCTTACACAAAGCGGACAAGGAATCAACCCCTCCCAGGCGGCCTCTGATATTTGATCATAATGAATTTCATATTCCCATTGTTACGTAG